One region of Brachybacterium saurashtrense genomic DNA includes:
- a CDS encoding LLM class flavin-dependent oxidoreductase — protein sequence MTAPAPATRTAPRIGVVAQVEYAGLDDGRALFLTAEELGYDVGYVRVRHLQNSLASPLLFLAALGRDTSRIQLGTAVIPLRFENAGRLAEDLATADLLTGGRLRPGLGSGYSAHDAIYARAFGALPGDRAEHVDRVLHDLLSFLDGEIVAGADRHIEEVDPGSPLRIQPQAPGLRERLAYGAASPVRAAMAGHAGLGLQLATMAPDDGSGRSFEQLQLEALEAYREASRAAGHGEGHVMVSRQMLPVRTEEELERYVTLIPRERTAEPGLGDEHRAPEIAGHDAVYSRVVIDDPGTVAQALLADAVVQAADEIALVLPFGAPAADQREMLGTFADLVVPHLLTGIV from the coding sequence ATGACCGCACCAGCACCCGCCACCCGGACGGCGCCCCGGATCGGCGTCGTCGCCCAGGTGGAGTACGCGGGCCTCGACGACGGCCGCGCGCTGTTCCTCACCGCGGAGGAGCTCGGCTACGACGTCGGCTACGTCCGCGTGCGGCACCTGCAGAACTCCCTCGCCTCCCCGCTGCTGTTCCTGGCCGCGCTGGGCCGGGACACCTCGCGGATCCAGCTGGGCACCGCCGTGATCCCGCTGCGCTTCGAGAACGCGGGCCGGCTCGCGGAGGACCTCGCCACGGCGGATCTCCTCACCGGCGGCAGGCTTCGGCCCGGACTCGGCTCCGGCTATTCCGCGCACGACGCGATCTACGCCCGCGCCTTCGGCGCACTGCCCGGGGACCGCGCCGAGCACGTGGACCGGGTGCTGCACGATCTGCTCTCCTTCCTGGACGGCGAGATCGTCGCGGGCGCGGATCGCCACATCGAGGAGGTCGACCCCGGCAGCCCGCTGCGGATCCAGCCGCAGGCCCCCGGGCTGCGGGAGCGTCTCGCCTACGGCGCCGCCAGCCCGGTGCGGGCGGCGATGGCCGGCCACGCCGGCCTGGGCCTGCAGCTGGCGACCATGGCGCCCGACGACGGCTCGGGCCGCTCCTTCGAGCAGCTGCAGCTGGAGGCGCTGGAGGCGTACCGGGAGGCGTCCCGGGCCGCGGGCCACGGAGAAGGGCACGTGATGGTCTCCCGCCAGATGCTGCCCGTACGCACCGAGGAGGAGCTCGAGCGGTACGTCACCCTCATCCCGCGCGAGCGCACCGCCGAGCCAGGGCTCGGCGACGAGCACCGCGCACCGGAGATCGCCGGGCACGATGCGGTCTACTCCCGGGTGGTGATCGACGACCCGGGCACCGTGGCCCAGGCGCTGCTGGCCGACGCCGTGGTGCAGGCGGCCGACGAGATCGCCCTGGTACTCCCGTTCGGCGCCCCGGCCGCGGACCAGCGGGAGATGCTGGGCACCTTCGCGGACCTGGTCGTCCCGCACCTGCTCACCGGGATCGTGTGA
- a CDS encoding helix-turn-helix domain-containing protein has product MESHDTRDRTSRPLGAPSRSAGPSVAPLLRELLGDRLRRERRRQGRTLAEVARRAGMSMQHLSDVERGRKDPSSELLAAVLGALGVALPDLLGQVAAQGSAAHRPAADGALHSGRGRVLDLTAPRRSAPPPGTDRRGPGQGGASAPAPARSPGPHGTVRLLAAA; this is encoded by the coding sequence ATGGAGAGCCACGACACCCGGGACCGGACATCCCGCCCGCTCGGTGCGCCGTCGCGGAGCGCGGGCCCGAGCGTCGCACCGCTGCTGCGGGAGCTGCTCGGCGACCGTCTGCGCCGCGAGCGCCGACGGCAGGGCCGCACCCTCGCCGAGGTGGCGCGCCGGGCCGGGATGAGCATGCAGCACCTCTCGGACGTGGAGCGGGGACGCAAGGATCCCTCCTCCGAGCTGCTGGCCGCGGTGCTCGGCGCCCTCGGGGTCGCCCTGCCCGATCTGCTGGGGCAGGTCGCCGCACAGGGGTCGGCCGCGCACAGACCCGCGGCCGACGGCGCTCTCCACTCGGGCCGAGGCCGGGTGCTGGACCTCACGGCGCCGCGCCGCAGCGCCCCGCCCCCGGGGACCGACCGTCGCGGGCCGGGGCAGGGCGGCGCGAGCGCCCCCGCACCCGCCCGCTCCCCCGGCCCGCACGGCACGGTCAGGCTGCTCGCGGCCGCCTGA
- a CDS encoding ClpP family protease — MSGYTIPSVIERTRTGAERSADVFSRLLSDRIVYVGTPIDDGVANTAIAQILHLENDAADAPIHLYLNSPGGDVQEVLALYDTLAFVRSRVAVTCIGQVVAAPVLLLAAGTPGMRWVLPHTRVVLHPLQAQGRGAVPDLILATEEVERLRGTVEGLLAEHTGQDRHAVRGDLERERVLDAQAAVDYGIADEVLLRRPRAA, encoded by the coding sequence ATGAGCGGCTACACCATCCCCTCGGTCATCGAGCGCACCCGCACCGGCGCGGAGCGCAGCGCGGACGTCTTCTCCCGGCTGCTCAGCGACCGGATCGTCTACGTGGGCACGCCGATCGACGACGGCGTCGCGAACACGGCGATCGCCCAGATCCTGCACCTGGAGAACGACGCCGCCGACGCGCCGATCCATCTCTACCTCAACTCCCCGGGCGGGGACGTGCAGGAGGTGCTGGCCCTCTACGACACCCTCGCCTTCGTCCGCAGCCGGGTGGCGGTCACCTGCATCGGGCAGGTCGTCGCCGCGCCCGTGCTGCTGCTCGCCGCGGGCACGCCGGGGATGCGCTGGGTGCTGCCGCACACGAGGGTGGTGCTGCATCCGCTCCAGGCGCAGGGACGCGGTGCGGTGCCGGATCTGATCCTCGCCACCGAGGAGGTGGAGCGGCTGCGCGGCACCGTGGAGGGCCTGCTCGCCGAGCACACCGGGCAGGACCGGCACGCCGTGCGGGGAGACCTGGAGCGCGAACGGGTGCTGGACGCGCAGGCGGCCGTCGACTACGGGATCGCCGACGAGGTGCTGCTCAGGCGGCCGCGAGCAGCCTGA
- a CDS encoding ClpP family protease encodes MTPHLAAPPRLDAQDAPSAPTLASLTAARLLHQRVLLLDRELAQDNGAGLAAQLLLLASEDPAADITLLINSPGGLVPAMLAIGDLMDLVPCDVRTVGLGMAYSAGQYLLTQGTPGKRYVLPHGQVLMHQGSAGFGGSAADIELQAADLRRNRDLLIRLTAERTGQSVETIARESERDRIWDAPAAVAYGFADHVLADLRDVLPLGLYGERGRPAGVGGTR; translated from the coding sequence ATGACACCGCACCTCGCCGCACCCCCTCGACTCGACGCTCAGGACGCACCCTCCGCGCCCACCCTGGCCTCCCTCACCGCCGCGCGGCTGCTGCACCAGAGGGTGCTGCTGCTGGACCGCGAACTGGCTCAGGACAACGGCGCGGGCCTGGCCGCCCAGCTGCTCCTGCTCGCCTCCGAGGACCCTGCCGCCGACATCACGCTCCTGATCAACTCCCCGGGCGGGCTGGTCCCCGCGATGCTCGCGATCGGGGACCTCATGGACCTCGTACCCTGCGATGTGCGCACGGTCGGGCTCGGCATGGCCTACAGCGCCGGGCAGTACCTGCTCACCCAGGGCACGCCCGGGAAGCGGTACGTGCTCCCGCACGGCCAGGTGCTGATGCACCAGGGCTCGGCCGGGTTCGGCGGCAGCGCCGCGGACATCGAGCTGCAGGCGGCGGACCTGCGCAGGAACCGTGACCTGCTCATCCGCCTCACCGCCGAGCGCACCGGGCAGAGCGTGGAGACCATCGCGCGGGAATCCGAGCGGGACCGGATCTGGGACGCCCCGGCCGCGGTGGCGTACGGCTTCGCCGATCATGTGCTGGCCGATCTGCGGGATGTGCTCCCGCTGGGCCTGTACGGCGAGCGCGGCCGGCCCGCGGGGGTCGGGGGCACGCGATGA
- a CDS encoding DUF4037 domain-containing protein — protein MTSASGLELSADYHSEVVAPLLERRLPGLPHAAARLGSGSDVLGFDDAQSRDHDWGLRLTLLVEEEGAADEVDALLERELPASWRGLPTRFATTWEPVVRQRVEVARAADFAASRVGIAPGRLAADAPLDLADWLQLTGQAALEVTAGPVFHDGTGALTAIRARLAQYPEDVRRYALGADWTRIGQELPDVGRAGLRGDEDGSAVIAARHVRTLLHLAHLLHRRWAPYGKWLARSAAALPGGQGLREAALAVLRARDWRTRQRALGTAIARAAAAQGRVGLPTLEPAVEPFFDRPHLGLRGLPELLAEGITDPEVRALTPGIGTAEQISDHVSVLVDPVLRRRLVGG, from the coding sequence ATGACCAGCGCCTCCGGCCTCGAGCTGTCCGCCGACTATCACAGCGAGGTGGTGGCGCCCCTGCTGGAGCGTCGGCTGCCCGGCCTCCCGCACGCGGCGGCGCGGCTGGGCTCGGGCTCCGACGTGCTCGGGTTCGACGACGCCCAGTCCCGCGACCACGACTGGGGACTGCGGCTCACCCTGCTCGTCGAGGAGGAGGGCGCGGCCGACGAGGTCGACGCGCTGCTCGAGCGGGAGCTCCCGGCGAGCTGGCGCGGACTGCCCACGCGCTTCGCGACCACCTGGGAGCCGGTGGTCCGCCAGCGCGTCGAGGTCGCCCGCGCGGCGGACTTCGCCGCCTCGCGGGTCGGGATCGCGCCGGGGCGCCTCGCCGCCGACGCGCCGCTGGACCTCGCGGACTGGCTGCAGCTGACCGGGCAGGCGGCGCTCGAGGTCACCGCCGGTCCCGTGTTCCACGACGGCACCGGCGCACTCACCGCGATCCGGGCGCGGCTCGCGCAGTACCCGGAGGACGTGAGGCGCTACGCGCTCGGCGCCGACTGGACCCGGATCGGCCAGGAGCTCCCGGACGTGGGGCGCGCCGGACTGCGCGGCGACGAGGACGGCTCCGCGGTGATCGCGGCGCGCCACGTGCGCACGCTCCTGCACCTGGCGCATCTCCTGCACCGACGATGGGCACCCTACGGGAAGTGGCTCGCACGCTCCGCCGCCGCACTGCCGGGCGGGCAGGGGCTGCGCGAGGCCGCCCTCGCGGTGCTGCGGGCCCGGGACTGGCGCACCCGCCAGCGCGCCCTCGGCACGGCGATCGCACGAGCCGCCGCAGCCCAGGGACGGGTGGGCCTGCCCACCCTCGAGCCCGCCGTGGAGCCCTTCTTCGACCGACCGCATCTGGGGCTGCGCGGCCTCCCGGAGCTGCTCGCCGAGGGGATCACCGATCCCGAGGTCCGGGCGCTGACGCCCGGGATCGGCACGGCCGAGCAGATCAGCGACCACGTGAGCGTGCTGGTCGATCCGGTGCTGCGGCGCCGGCTCGTCGGCGGCTGA
- a CDS encoding glycine--tRNA ligase codes for MAKAPASTLDNVIALAKKRGFVFQAGEIYGGSRSAWDYGPLGVELKENIKRQWWRTFVQSRGDMVGLDSSIILPKRVWEASGHVATFTDPLVECRSCHNRFREDHLVEAFEAKKGRAPEGGLAEVACPNCGTRGEFTDPQQFSGLVKTYLGPVDSESGLHFLRPETAQGIFVNFLNVVTATRQKPPFGIGQVGKAFRNEITPGNFIFRTREFEQMEIEYFTPPAEADQHFTEWVEACWNWFLDLGLKEENLRRFDVPEDERAHYSAGTIDLEYRFGFQGSEWGELMGIANRTDFDLSSHTEGSGTKMQYFDQANNERYTPYVIEPSFGLTRSMMAFLVDAYTEDEAPNAKGGVDTRTVLKLDPRLAPIKVAVLPLSKSEDLVPRANELADRLRRHWNVEVDVTQAIGRRYRRQDEIGTPFCVTVDFDTIDDQAVTIRERDTMQQERVALDQVESYLAARLLGA; via the coding sequence GTGGCCAAGGCCCCCGCCAGCACACTGGACAACGTCATCGCTCTCGCCAAGAAGCGCGGCTTCGTGTTCCAGGCCGGTGAGATCTACGGAGGCTCCCGCTCCGCCTGGGACTACGGCCCCCTGGGCGTGGAGCTCAAGGAGAACATCAAGCGCCAGTGGTGGCGCACCTTCGTGCAGTCCCGCGGCGACATGGTGGGCCTGGACTCCTCGATCATCCTCCCCAAGCGCGTGTGGGAGGCCTCCGGCCACGTCGCCACCTTCACCGATCCGCTGGTGGAGTGCCGCAGCTGCCACAACCGCTTCCGCGAGGACCACCTCGTCGAGGCGTTCGAGGCGAAGAAGGGCCGCGCTCCCGAGGGCGGCCTGGCGGAGGTGGCCTGCCCCAATTGCGGCACCCGCGGTGAGTTCACCGATCCCCAGCAGTTCTCCGGCCTGGTCAAGACGTACCTCGGCCCGGTGGACAGCGAATCCGGCCTGCACTTCCTGCGCCCCGAGACCGCGCAGGGCATCTTCGTGAACTTCCTCAACGTGGTCACGGCCACCCGCCAGAAGCCCCCGTTCGGCATCGGCCAGGTGGGCAAGGCCTTCCGCAACGAGATCACCCCCGGCAACTTCATCTTCCGCACCCGCGAGTTCGAGCAGATGGAGATCGAGTACTTCACCCCGCCCGCGGAGGCGGACCAGCACTTCACCGAGTGGGTCGAGGCCTGCTGGAACTGGTTCCTCGATCTGGGCCTCAAGGAGGAGAACCTGCGCCGCTTCGACGTCCCGGAGGACGAGCGCGCCCACTACTCCGCCGGCACCATCGATCTGGAGTACCGCTTCGGCTTCCAGGGCAGCGAGTGGGGCGAGCTGATGGGCATCGCCAACCGCACCGACTTCGACCTCTCCAGCCACACCGAGGGCTCGGGCACGAAGATGCAGTACTTCGACCAGGCGAACAACGAGCGCTATACGCCGTACGTCATCGAGCCCAGCTTCGGCCTGACCCGCTCGATGATGGCCTTCCTGGTGGACGCCTACACCGAGGACGAGGCCCCCAACGCCAAGGGCGGGGTGGACACGCGCACCGTGCTGAAGCTCGATCCGCGCCTCGCCCCGATCAAGGTGGCCGTGCTGCCGCTGTCCAAGAGCGAGGACCTCGTGCCCCGCGCGAACGAGCTCGCGGACCGGCTGCGCAGGCACTGGAACGTCGAGGTGGACGTCACCCAGGCGATCGGCCGCCGCTACCGCCGCCAGGACGAGATCGGCACCCCGTTCTGCGTCACCGTGGACTTCGACACCATCGACGACCAGGCCGTCACGATCCGCGAGCGCGACACCATGCAGCAGGAGCGCGTGGCGCTGGACCAGGTCGAGTCCTACCTGGCGGCGCGCCTGCTCGGCGCCTGA
- a CDS encoding metal ABC transporter substrate-binding protein, with protein sequence MTLMLRPTRRSLLTAAGLGTGAALLAACGGSGGSSGAGRGGLAVVTSAYPLGYLVSRVGGEHVTLTDLSSPGVDAHGLELSVKQVMAVQEADLVLQVPGFQASLDDAISSHGDENVLDVSSVVSLLPTDAADEHDHDEHAAEEGEDAHEGHDHGAFDPHFWHDPSLMADLADALAERLAELAPEQAETFTAAAEDLRTELEELDAELADSFGAVDGEKAFITSHAAYVYLAERYDLHQIGIAGIDPESEPSPQRLLALEDVVEEEGVTTIFFETSASPKVAQTLASNLGIETEELDNLATQLHEDADYPQVMRENCEKLLASWT encoded by the coding sequence ATGACGTTGATGCTCCGTCCCACCCGACGCTCCTTGCTCACCGCCGCCGGCCTCGGCACCGGCGCCGCGCTGCTCGCCGCCTGCGGCGGGTCCGGCGGGTCGAGCGGCGCCGGCCGGGGCGGGCTGGCCGTCGTGACCTCGGCCTATCCGCTGGGCTACCTGGTCTCCAGGGTGGGCGGGGAGCACGTGACCCTCACCGACCTCTCCTCCCCCGGCGTCGACGCCCACGGCCTCGAGCTCTCGGTGAAGCAGGTGATGGCGGTCCAGGAGGCGGACCTCGTGCTCCAGGTGCCCGGCTTCCAGGCCTCGTTGGACGACGCGATCTCCTCCCACGGGGACGAGAACGTGCTGGACGTCTCCTCGGTGGTGTCGCTGCTGCCCACCGACGCCGCCGACGAGCACGACCACGACGAGCACGCCGCCGAGGAGGGCGAGGACGCGCACGAGGGCCACGACCACGGCGCGTTCGACCCCCACTTCTGGCACGACCCCTCCCTGATGGCGGATCTCGCCGACGCGCTCGCCGAGCGCCTGGCCGAGCTCGCCCCCGAGCAGGCGGAGACGTTCACCGCGGCCGCCGAGGACCTGCGCACCGAGCTCGAGGAGCTCGATGCCGAGCTCGCGGACTCCTTCGGCGCGGTGGACGGCGAGAAGGCGTTCATCACCAGCCACGCCGCCTACGTGTACCTCGCCGAACGCTACGACCTGCACCAGATCGGCATCGCCGGCATCGACCCGGAGTCCGAGCCCTCCCCGCAGCGCCTGCTCGCGCTGGAGGACGTGGTCGAGGAGGAGGGCGTCACCACGATCTTCTTCGAGACCTCCGCCTCCCCGAAGGTGGCCCAGACCCTCGCCTCCAACCTCGGCATCGAGACCGAGGAGCTCGACAACCTCGCCACGCAGCTGCACGAGGATGCCGACTATCCTCAGGTCATGCGCGAGAACTGCGAGAAGCTGCTGGCGAGCTGGACGTGA
- a CDS encoding metal ABC transporter ATP-binding protein, translating to MDVTARPAPVVEITGASVSRGGQRVLHDVDLRIAPGELVALLGANGSGKSTLLRAAVGVLPLEAGTARLFGRPVRQGLAHTGLGYVPQDSTEAGSIPATARETVASGLLSARSWRPRARDVRVTQALEAVGMADLAGRPITRMSGGQRRRVMIARALVRSPELLVLDEPFSGVDLPTQELIAGLFRELSAAGTTILVVLHETGPLAEDIRRAVVLDHGRIVHDGAEGERPRLDPGHDHPEDSAPRDACLGQEIHPL from the coding sequence CTGGACGTGACCGCCCGGCCCGCACCCGTCGTCGAGATCACCGGCGCCTCCGTCTCCCGCGGCGGGCAGCGGGTGCTGCACGACGTGGACCTCCGTATCGCGCCCGGCGAGCTGGTGGCGCTGCTGGGCGCCAACGGCTCGGGGAAGTCCACCCTGCTGCGCGCCGCGGTGGGGGTGCTCCCCCTGGAGGCGGGCACGGCGAGGCTGTTCGGCCGCCCGGTGCGGCAGGGTCTCGCGCACACCGGGCTCGGCTACGTCCCCCAGGACTCGACCGAGGCCGGTTCCATCCCCGCCACCGCCCGGGAGACGGTGGCCAGCGGCCTGCTCTCGGCGCGCTCCTGGCGACCCCGCGCCCGTGACGTTCGGGTGACGCAGGCGCTCGAGGCGGTGGGGATGGCGGATCTCGCCGGCCGGCCCATCACCCGCATGTCCGGCGGGCAGCGGCGGCGGGTGATGATCGCCCGCGCCCTGGTGCGCTCCCCCGAGCTGCTGGTGCTCGACGAGCCGTTCTCCGGCGTGGACCTGCCCACCCAGGAGCTGATCGCGGGCCTGTTCCGCGAGCTCTCCGCCGCCGGCACCACCATCCTGGTGGTCCTGCACGAGACCGGCCCGCTCGCCGAGGACATCCGGCGCGCCGTCGTGCTCGACCACGGCCGCATCGTCCACGACGGCGCCGAGGGCGAGCGTCCCCGCCTCGACCCCGGCCACGACCACCCCGAGGACTCCGCCCCGCGGGACGCCTGCCTCGGTCAGGAGATCCATCCCCTATGA
- a CDS encoding metal ABC transporter permease: MSTPLDILTSDLLRYPLLIAVLIGLTAPVVGTYLVQKRLSLLGDGLGHVALTGVAAGWLVGAWLSVTPMDLLAIPGALAASVIGALLIEYVREVSHTSRDVALAILFYGGIAGGVVIIQLAGGTSQNLMAYLFGSLSTVTGPDAAISTVLAVVVLLIGVGLSGLLAAVTADEEFARASGLPVRTVNVLIAVMAALTVTLSMRIVGALMVSALMIVPVAAAQHLVVGFARTMRTAMAIAVVCALGGLLLTVYVDLPPGGVIVLMTIGVYVLGLLVRALRPARPVPAVGGPGPGRTPAPAAGTRATPHDG, translated from the coding sequence ATGAGCACGCCGCTGGACATCCTCACCTCCGATCTGCTGCGCTACCCGCTGCTGATCGCGGTGCTGATCGGGCTCACCGCCCCCGTCGTCGGCACCTACCTGGTGCAGAAGCGCCTCTCGCTGCTCGGCGACGGGCTGGGGCACGTGGCACTCACGGGCGTGGCCGCGGGCTGGCTGGTCGGTGCCTGGCTCTCCGTGACGCCGATGGACCTGCTGGCGATCCCCGGGGCGCTGGCCGCCTCCGTGATCGGGGCGCTGCTCATCGAGTACGTGCGCGAGGTGAGCCACACCAGCCGTGACGTGGCCCTGGCGATCCTGTTCTACGGCGGCATCGCGGGCGGCGTGGTGATCATCCAGCTCGCCGGCGGCACCTCCCAGAACCTCATGGCCTACCTGTTCGGCTCGCTCTCCACCGTCACCGGACCCGATGCCGCGATCTCCACCGTGCTGGCCGTGGTGGTGCTGCTGATCGGCGTGGGGCTCTCGGGCCTGCTCGCCGCCGTCACGGCGGACGAGGAGTTCGCGCGCGCCTCGGGGCTCCCGGTGCGGACGGTGAACGTGCTGATCGCCGTGATGGCGGCGCTGACGGTCACGCTGTCGATGCGGATCGTGGGCGCGCTGATGGTCTCCGCGCTGATGATCGTGCCGGTCGCCGCGGCCCAGCACCTGGTGGTCGGGTTCGCCCGCACCATGCGCACGGCGATGGCGATCGCGGTGGTGTGCGCGCTGGGCGGACTGCTGCTCACCGTGTACGTGGACCTGCCGCCCGGCGGCGTGATCGTGCTGATGACGATCGGCGTCTACGTCCTGGGCCTGCTGGTGCGCGCGCTGCGCCCAGCCCGGCCCGTCCCCGCCGTGGGCGGGCCGGGGCCCGGCCGCACCCCCGCCCCGGCCGCGGGCACACGTGCGACGCCCCACGACGGATAG
- a CDS encoding Fur family transcriptional regulator: protein MQRNTRQRAAILETLSRQDDFRSAQQIHEQMRADGETVGLATVYRNLQALSRSGRLDVLVAGDGESLYRQCEDTGHHHHLVCRQCGRTVEFLAPRLEASMTAIAHEHGFTDVDHTLEVFGLCENHDASGTADDEDGPAPHEDGAGGAETR, encoded by the coding sequence ATGCAACGGAACACCCGCCAGCGCGCCGCGATCCTCGAGACGCTCTCCCGGCAGGACGACTTCCGCAGCGCCCAGCAGATCCACGAGCAGATGCGGGCCGACGGCGAGACCGTGGGCCTGGCCACCGTGTACCGCAACCTCCAGGCGCTGTCGCGCTCCGGCCGTCTGGACGTGCTCGTGGCCGGCGACGGCGAATCGCTGTACCGGCAGTGCGAGGACACCGGACACCATCACCACCTGGTGTGCCGGCAGTGCGGCCGCACCGTCGAGTTCCTCGCCCCCCGCCTGGAGGCGTCGATGACCGCGATCGCGCACGAGCACGGCTTCACCGACGTGGACCACACCCTCGAGGTGTTCGGGCTGTGCGAGAACCATGACGCCTCCGGCACCGCGGACGACGAGGACGGGCCCGCACCGCACGAGGACGGAGCGGGCGGGGCCGAGACCCGATGA
- a CDS encoding DedA family protein → MMQWVQELPLVPAVAFLYVVIWCRAGATYLVGRGARRAANRGRVAAFLTSPGVSRATALIHRWGAPVVALSFLTVGFQTAANAAAGLTGMPARRYLPALAVGGLAWAVIYATVGLVAVGAWFELFLISPWGAVAVLALVVVLVAVILRHRRRTGGIGAAARALELEAQAEDPAASPAALPEPSASSGDRAAAPRPGSPTPGAQD, encoded by the coding sequence ATGATGCAGTGGGTCCAGGAGCTGCCGCTGGTGCCGGCGGTGGCGTTCCTGTACGTGGTGATCTGGTGCCGCGCGGGCGCGACGTACCTGGTGGGTCGCGGGGCGCGCCGCGCCGCGAACCGCGGCCGCGTCGCCGCGTTCCTCACCTCCCCCGGGGTGTCCCGTGCCACCGCCCTGATCCACCGCTGGGGCGCTCCGGTGGTGGCGCTGAGCTTCCTCACCGTCGGCTTCCAGACCGCGGCGAACGCGGCGGCCGGCCTCACCGGGATGCCGGCGCGCCGCTACCTGCCGGCGCTCGCCGTGGGCGGCCTGGCCTGGGCCGTCATCTACGCCACGGTGGGTCTGGTGGCCGTCGGCGCCTGGTTCGAGCTGTTCCTGATCTCGCCGTGGGGCGCGGTGGCGGTGCTCGCCCTGGTGGTGGTGCTGGTCGCGGTGATCCTGCGGCATCGACGCCGCACCGGCGGGATCGGCGCCGCCGCCCGGGCCCTGGAGCTCGAGGCGCAGGCGGAGGACCCCGCGGCCTCCCCCGCCGCGCTGCCCGAGCCCTCCGCCTCGAGCGGGGACCGCGCGGCGGCCCCGCGCCCTGGCTCGCCGACCCCGGGCGCGCAGGACTAG